From Vibrio tritonius, the proteins below share one genomic window:
- a CDS encoding GFA family protein: MKGNCLCGEVSFELSGDLPPIYQCHCSLCRKVSGSSSNSALIIKASNFKWCSGEHQIKSFSTSSGFKSDFCCQCGSPVPNISATGESYWVPAGLLSEPVDTKISAHVYVSSHASWDIGFINDGIPKFDKMPTEKDWLEISK, from the coding sequence TTGAAAGGAAATTGTTTGTGTGGAGAGGTTTCGTTTGAGTTATCGGGCGACTTACCACCTATCTACCAATGCCATTGTTCATTGTGTCGCAAGGTATCTGGTTCTTCATCAAATTCAGCATTGATAATTAAAGCGTCCAATTTTAAATGGTGCTCAGGTGAGCATCAAATTAAGTCATTCTCTACCAGTTCAGGGTTTAAATCTGATTTTTGTTGCCAATGTGGCAGTCCAGTACCCAATATTAGCGCAACGGGTGAGTCATATTGGGTACCTGCCGGTTTATTATCGGAGCCGGTGGATACAAAGATTTCCGCTCATGTCTATGTCAGTTCGCACGCAAGTTGGGACATAGGTTTTATAAACGACGGCATCCCGAAATTTGATAAGATGCCAACTGAAAAAGATTGGCTAGAAATATCCAAATAG
- a CDS encoding NUDIX domain-containing protein — translation MQKQRVSALLVNSDNAEILLIKRFKDGRTYWVFPGGGVEPNETLQQAIIREVFEETMLKIDNPEAIFSVVNRGRKEHFFLVKVLYFGPKLSPESPEFKAQHSHNLYEHTWVKLSDLSQINLVPVDAKIIVSSMVSEAQL, via the coding sequence ATGCAAAAACAGAGAGTCAGTGCTCTATTAGTAAATAGTGACAATGCTGAAATTCTGCTCATCAAACGCTTCAAAGATGGTCGGACTTACTGGGTTTTCCCTGGAGGAGGCGTCGAACCAAATGAAACACTTCAGCAAGCAATAATTCGAGAAGTCTTTGAAGAAACGATGTTGAAAATAGATAATCCAGAAGCCATTTTCTCAGTTGTAAATCGTGGACGAAAGGAACACTTTTTTCTGGTTAAAGTACTGTATTTTGGACCAAAGTTATCGCCAGAAAGCCCGGAGTTTAAGGCGCAGCATAGTCATAATCTATATGAACATACTTGGGTTAAGCTTAGTGATTTAAGTCAGATAAACCTTGTGCCTGTCGACGCAAAAATAATCGTCAGTTCAATGGTATCTGAAGCACAGCTATAG
- a CDS encoding FecCD family ABC transporter permease, with the protein MLTKQFTLRLGNAVHLPFSHRFLKVSLCLIITIFGSALLALLQGTADISLNQLAAAFFNSTSPLNSHNIDIDKLLELRIPRIVIALLGGAMLAASGYLLQMSSNNPLADAGLLGISQGTSAVILFSGVVMAVPPLLLPFLGLAGGLIVGFTVLSLALYVRAPNGLILIGLAMSITLGATIELVMVSGNITQYARYIAWSHGSLASVSHADMARLMAWALGLLTPLLLCSRQIAPLQLGDNQAAALGVNPLRIKMGLILLAIALVAPVISITGPISFIGLVAAHVARRLVKSGPGETLIVTMLSGALALLLADLIGRTLFLPLVIPAGLLLSVIGVVGFLIIARMTKRQRRSS; encoded by the coding sequence ATGCTAACCAAACAATTTACGCTCCGTTTGGGAAATGCTGTCCACCTACCGTTCTCGCACCGTTTTTTGAAAGTCTCCTTGTGCCTTATCATTACTATCTTCGGCAGTGCATTACTGGCTCTATTGCAGGGCACTGCAGATATCTCACTGAATCAGTTAGCAGCCGCATTCTTCAATTCCACCAGCCCACTAAACTCGCACAACATCGATATAGATAAGTTGCTGGAACTGCGCATTCCCAGAATCGTCATCGCACTTTTGGGCGGTGCCATGCTGGCGGCATCGGGTTATCTTTTACAAATGTCGTCTAACAACCCACTGGCCGATGCCGGATTACTGGGCATTTCTCAAGGTACGAGTGCGGTGATTTTATTTAGCGGCGTCGTGATGGCGGTGCCGCCGTTATTGCTGCCCTTCTTGGGATTAGCTGGCGGGCTTATCGTCGGATTTACCGTGCTGAGTCTCGCTCTCTATGTTCGAGCGCCTAACGGATTGATACTGATTGGCCTAGCGATGAGCATTACCCTCGGTGCCACCATTGAGTTAGTGATGGTCAGCGGTAACATTACCCAATACGCCCGTTATATCGCATGGTCTCACGGCTCACTTGCGAGTGTTTCACACGCTGATATGGCGCGCCTTATGGCATGGGCACTTGGTTTGCTAACGCCGCTCCTGCTCTGTTCGCGACAAATCGCTCCGTTACAACTGGGAGATAATCAAGCAGCGGCACTGGGCGTAAATCCTCTGCGCATCAAAATGGGGCTAATACTGTTAGCAATCGCGTTAGTCGCGCCAGTCATCTCAATTACAGGGCCAATCTCGTTTATCGGTCTGGTTGCTGCCCATGTTGCGCGAAGACTCGTTAAAAGTGGCCCCGGAGAAACGCTGATAGTAACCATGCTAAGCGGCGCTTTAGCACTTTTACTCGCAGACTTAATTGGTCGAACTCTCTTCTTACCCCTCGTTATTCCCGCAGGTTTACTGCTGTCGGTTATTGGTGTCGTTGGGTTTCTTATCATCGCTCGTATGACGAAACGTCAAAGAAGATCATCATGA
- a CDS encoding TonB-dependent siderophore receptor has translation MPNTTATSHPFFRKSRLKQAICATLGVSFSTVAPIGFAEESSSSVETIVVTGSEYADKPLSDYLIKRSSSGTKTDTALVDLPQAVQIIPKSVLEDQKANSITDAVKNASGVQQTGTSANRAETFAVRGFSAPAYAINGVMLNPAGDRPEAFTDMVDVESVQVIKGPASALYGRSQPGGLINIVTLRPTQELSGNMALKGGSFGFQRAEGTISNSLNDDGSLRGRFSGAVQTEEGFRDHRSRSNRQYGSIALDWDVNLDTQVQFDFNQTHQDMPYDRGLVVSADNHIHLPRERYLGEDWSSIDARKTSTSLGIIHHATDQLTLRTYLRYDNAYVHDTGIDNRSLQSDGRTLSRRYSNRVEDSENFDAQIEAQWDFTTQGIDHVLLTGLEYGYARMNFTSYRANIASIDIFDPVYGAEKTETTLNSDFLDKIRMTSVFLQDQITLSEQWKLLAGLRYDYVKQNQYSDVDDPSPSMSDGELTKRAGVVYQPNPTTAFYVSYAESFSPQSGQTRDNQALDPEKGRQVETGVKFDAIPDALTVTTSLFEITKTNVSASDPVDDDYSVTTGEQRVRGIEMDFIGTILPGWQVIGNTAWLDAEITKDNDYEVGNKLAAIPEWSGSLWTTYQVQSGRLAGLKFGSGVQAVSAREGDLDNSYSVSGYYTWDAMISWKFNKNTTFSLNGRNLTDQDYIQTPVSRSENHPGSPRSILATVNIGF, from the coding sequence ATGCCAAATACCACAGCAACGTCTCATCCTTTTTTTCGCAAAAGCCGTTTAAAGCAAGCTATCTGCGCCACCCTTGGCGTCTCATTTTCAACCGTAGCACCAATAGGCTTTGCTGAAGAATCATCCTCTTCTGTCGAAACTATTGTGGTAACAGGTAGTGAATATGCCGATAAGCCACTATCAGACTACCTTATTAAACGCTCTTCCAGTGGCACTAAAACAGATACCGCTTTAGTCGATTTGCCACAAGCAGTACAGATTATTCCTAAATCCGTACTCGAAGATCAAAAAGCTAATAGTATTACTGACGCTGTAAAAAACGCATCAGGAGTGCAACAAACTGGCACTTCAGCGAATCGAGCTGAAACGTTTGCGGTACGAGGATTTTCAGCTCCGGCTTATGCCATAAATGGGGTTATGCTTAATCCCGCAGGCGATCGCCCAGAAGCATTTACCGACATGGTCGATGTTGAGAGTGTCCAAGTTATCAAGGGCCCTGCATCAGCCCTCTATGGCCGCAGCCAACCCGGTGGACTTATCAATATCGTGACGTTACGTCCCACCCAAGAACTTTCCGGTAATATGGCACTAAAAGGGGGAAGCTTTGGTTTTCAACGTGCGGAAGGAACCATTAGTAACAGCCTCAATGATGATGGTTCACTACGCGGACGCTTTTCTGGTGCAGTTCAAACCGAAGAGGGATTTAGAGATCATCGCAGCCGAAGTAACCGCCAATATGGCAGTATTGCTCTCGATTGGGATGTCAATTTAGATACCCAAGTACAGTTTGACTTTAACCAAACCCATCAAGACATGCCTTATGACCGTGGTTTAGTGGTCTCCGCAGATAATCATATCCATCTACCGAGAGAGCGATATCTCGGTGAAGATTGGTCCTCAATTGATGCACGTAAAACCAGCACGTCACTGGGTATTATTCACCATGCTACCGATCAGTTGACCTTACGAACCTATCTTCGTTACGACAATGCTTATGTGCACGATACCGGCATAGATAACCGATCATTGCAAAGTGATGGACGAACGCTCTCTCGTCGCTATTCCAATCGAGTGGAAGATTCTGAGAACTTCGATGCCCAAATTGAAGCTCAATGGGATTTCACCACTCAAGGTATCGACCATGTCCTACTTACCGGATTGGAATATGGCTACGCCCGGATGAATTTCACCAGCTATCGCGCAAACATTGCCTCGATTGATATTTTTGATCCTGTGTACGGGGCTGAGAAGACGGAGACAACCCTTAACTCAGACTTCTTAGATAAAATTCGCATGACGTCCGTTTTTCTCCAAGACCAAATTACGCTGTCTGAACAGTGGAAGTTATTGGCTGGGCTACGCTATGACTACGTCAAACAAAATCAATATTCTGATGTAGACGACCCTAGCCCTTCGATGTCTGATGGTGAATTAACCAAACGTGCTGGTGTGGTGTACCAGCCCAATCCAACAACAGCATTCTATGTGAGTTACGCCGAAAGCTTTTCGCCACAATCTGGACAGACCCGAGACAATCAGGCGCTAGACCCAGAGAAAGGCCGTCAAGTTGAAACAGGGGTGAAATTTGATGCCATTCCAGATGCGCTCACCGTTACAACATCACTATTTGAGATCACCAAAACCAATGTTTCCGCCTCAGACCCTGTCGATGATGACTACTCCGTCACGACCGGAGAACAACGAGTACGCGGGATTGAAATGGACTTCATTGGTACCATTTTGCCGGGGTGGCAAGTCATTGGTAACACCGCATGGCTTGATGCAGAAATAACCAAAGATAACGATTATGAAGTGGGCAACAAATTGGCCGCGATACCAGAATGGAGTGGCAGTTTGTGGACAACCTATCAAGTACAAAGCGGTCGTCTCGCTGGACTCAAGTTCGGCTCAGGTGTTCAAGCTGTCAGCGCTCGAGAAGGCGATCTTGATAACAGTTACTCAGTCAGCGGTTATTACACTTGGGATGCCATGATCAGTTGGAAATTCAACAAAAACACCACGTTCTCACTTAATGGCCGCAACTTAACTGATCAGGATTATATACAAACTCCGGTATCACGTTCTGAAAATCATCCTGGCTCACCACGCAGTATCCTTGCCACCGTAAATATCGGTTTTTAA
- a CDS encoding lysozyme inhibitor LprI family protein — translation MSVDKMKSRQTIKHLYQMLCVILFFTVSQSVSANSLPDCTNPTGGYATGYCSEQEFKVADKQLNITYRQLTNKLDKDQKEILVVAQRAWLKVRDNDCEFEQYYNRGTTGWVNGLFECKTRKTNERTTLLKSFAKDVAIEENYER, via the coding sequence ATGAGTGTAGATAAAATGAAGAGCAGGCAAACGATCAAACATTTATACCAAATGCTTTGTGTAATTCTATTTTTTACTGTTTCACAAAGTGTAAGTGCTAATAGCTTACCCGATTGCACCAATCCAACAGGCGGATACGCAACAGGTTATTGCTCTGAACAAGAATTTAAGGTTGCAGATAAGCAGCTTAATATTACCTATCGCCAATTAACTAATAAGTTGGATAAAGATCAAAAAGAAATCTTAGTTGTCGCCCAACGAGCTTGGCTAAAAGTAAGAGACAATGACTGTGAATTTGAACAATATTACAACAGAGGTACAACTGGGTGGGTTAATGGTCTCTTCGAATGTAAAACCAGAAAAACGAATGAGCGTACAACCCTACTTAAGTCCTTTGCTAAGGATGTGGCCATTGAAGAGAATTATGAAAGGTAA
- a CDS encoding ABC transporter substrate-binding protein: MKLYLIVLSIFASGVVTPTWAKQVVDHTQHTVTIPDHPKRIVSLHDWTITVMAYELGAPVIASTGRVANDGSFFMRGADDLFGLNFNQIQLASVHGQLDLERIMLLKPDLIIASSGDYLAYQDALSSIAPTLMFNPEQGKPILALYEELSHWLREHERFLELKQQYEKKVKRVRGKLAKRYTIPPTYIAIATNRRNGTIDVLKDFGILTTVMDDLGFQRMPITKQLPQGNNRMMISAEMVESINADYILTSYLADQNETQRKVLDDLPHIAPGALGFLKAIEQHHLFSYPRGQVYSPSFLGLNKLLDDIAMQVQ; this comes from the coding sequence ATGAAATTGTATTTAATTGTGCTCTCGATATTCGCGAGCGGTGTTGTCACTCCAACATGGGCTAAACAGGTCGTTGATCATACCCAGCATACCGTCACGATTCCCGACCACCCCAAACGCATTGTTTCTCTGCATGATTGGACCATCACCGTTATGGCTTACGAACTAGGAGCACCCGTCATCGCTAGTACGGGACGAGTCGCTAATGACGGTTCGTTTTTTATGCGTGGTGCAGATGATTTGTTCGGACTCAATTTTAACCAGATACAACTTGCTTCGGTGCATGGTCAGCTCGATCTTGAACGTATCATGCTGCTTAAACCTGACCTTATCATTGCCAGCAGTGGCGACTATCTTGCCTATCAAGACGCCCTATCATCGATTGCACCAACATTGATGTTTAATCCCGAGCAAGGTAAACCAATTTTGGCACTCTATGAAGAGTTATCACACTGGTTGAGAGAGCACGAGCGATTTTTAGAACTGAAACAACAGTATGAGAAAAAAGTAAAAAGAGTTAGGGGGAAATTGGCGAAGCGCTATACAATCCCTCCGACCTATATCGCGATAGCCACCAACCGCCGTAATGGCACTATCGACGTTCTTAAAGATTTTGGCATTCTCACCACGGTGATGGATGACCTTGGTTTTCAACGTATGCCCATCACTAAGCAACTCCCACAAGGCAATAACCGCATGATGATCAGTGCCGAAATGGTGGAGTCGATCAATGCCGATTACATCCTAACTTCATACCTTGCCGACCAAAATGAAACCCAACGTAAAGTGCTTGATGATTTACCCCATATTGCGCCAGGCGCGTTAGGATTTCTAAAAGCCATTGAACAGCATCATTTATTCAGCTATCCAAGAGGACAAGTTTATTCCCCAAGTTTTCTTGGTTTAAACAAACTCCTCGATGATATTGCTATGCAAGTTCAGTGA
- a CDS encoding FecCD family ABC transporter permease, with protein MRLLIGVSLLLALSLLHLMSGARPIPPWDIWHAFTEYDGKNYAHVIVIYQRLTRLVVAISLGAMLGLAGYILQKLFRNDLVSPSTLGINSGASAFTIMAVYFLGNGVISLFWPALIGAIAALFLTFYAANLLGSGQKDPLNLALGGMISSSLFAGIATFILSLDPDKFGQIISWLVGDIGIFDYQTLAYFWPVALVCVLILFLLSRSIDILTLGHDQAAAMGLSPQKVQAMALACSVILSVVAVTVSGPIGFIGLVVPHIVRLLVKDYGRQALVWVMLLGSCLLTSADIIARTIFAPQLLNVGTVMALFGGLSFLLIILVVLRRRQC; from the coding sequence ATGAGGCTGCTTATCGGCGTGTCTTTGCTTTTGGCGCTCAGTTTGTTGCATTTGATGTCTGGCGCGCGCCCTATCCCCCCTTGGGATATCTGGCATGCATTCACTGAGTATGATGGGAAAAACTACGCTCATGTCATTGTTATTTACCAACGATTGACCCGCTTAGTGGTCGCCATCAGTCTTGGAGCAATGTTGGGGCTAGCTGGGTACATTTTACAAAAACTGTTTCGTAATGATTTGGTCTCCCCTTCCACTTTGGGGATCAATAGTGGCGCTTCTGCGTTTACGATTATGGCGGTCTATTTTTTAGGTAATGGCGTTATTTCGCTATTTTGGCCCGCCCTCATTGGCGCTATTGCAGCGCTATTTCTGACTTTTTACGCAGCCAACTTACTGGGCTCAGGGCAAAAGGATCCGCTGAATTTGGCGCTTGGCGGTATGATCAGCAGCTCGCTATTTGCAGGTATTGCCACGTTCATCCTCTCTCTTGATCCAGACAAATTTGGTCAAATCATCAGTTGGTTGGTCGGTGACATTGGCATATTCGACTACCAAACGTTGGCCTATTTCTGGCCAGTAGCTTTGGTCTGTGTGTTGATACTGTTTTTGCTCTCTCGCTCCATTGATATTTTGACTCTAGGGCATGACCAAGCGGCGGCCATGGGGCTGAGCCCACAAAAGGTTCAAGCGATGGCGTTAGCCTGTTCGGTGATTTTGTCCGTCGTCGCTGTCACTGTCTCTGGCCCAATTGGCTTTATCGGCCTAGTTGTTCCGCATATCGTTCGTCTGCTCGTTAAAGATTACGGTCGCCAAGCGCTTGTGTGGGTAATGTTACTCGGCAGTTGTCTGCTCACTAGTGCGGATATTATTGCTCGCACCATTTTTGCCCCGCAGTTGCTTAACGTTGGAACCGTGATGGCCTTATTTGGCGGCTTGAGCTTTCTGCTGATCATTTTAGTCGTACTAAGGAGGCGTCAATGCTAA
- a CDS encoding ABC transporter ATP-binding protein, protein MKQHTTLSLDSIHFDYDKTPVLKGVSFSVKQGEFTAIIGPNGCGKSTALKLLAGLIPAKSGCVYLNDQPLNTMNRRQIAQQLALLTQSGDVPATLSVMDLVGMGRFSWESWLRRKTPEDQKWVERAMRLMEVDELAARQVSSLSGGQLQRVRMAMTLAQNAPVLLLDEPTNHLDLKHQHALLNIARQQAQQGRTVVAVLHDLAQASIYADQLVLLHEGQVEEIGSPQEVITPAAIEKVYGITTDTVQVGRAVIPIPQEALL, encoded by the coding sequence ATGAAACAGCACACCACACTGAGCCTAGATTCGATTCACTTTGATTATGACAAAACGCCTGTATTAAAAGGCGTTTCCTTCTCAGTCAAACAAGGGGAATTTACAGCCATTATTGGCCCAAATGGATGTGGCAAAAGTACCGCGCTAAAGCTTTTGGCTGGATTGATTCCAGCCAAAAGCGGCTGTGTTTATCTCAACGATCAGCCATTAAACACCATGAATCGACGCCAAATTGCCCAACAACTCGCTTTACTTACCCAAAGCGGTGACGTTCCAGCCACGCTTTCCGTCATGGATCTTGTTGGCATGGGGCGATTTAGCTGGGAATCGTGGCTCAGGCGAAAAACGCCAGAAGATCAAAAATGGGTTGAACGCGCAATGCGCTTAATGGAAGTGGATGAGTTGGCAGCTCGTCAGGTTAGCTCACTTTCTGGTGGACAATTACAACGAGTCCGAATGGCGATGACGCTAGCGCAAAATGCGCCAGTGTTACTGCTTGATGAACCGACCAACCATCTCGATTTAAAGCACCAACATGCCTTACTCAATATCGCTCGGCAGCAAGCACAGCAAGGCAGAACAGTGGTCGCCGTACTGCATGATTTAGCGCAGGCGAGCATCTATGCGGATCAATTGGTATTGCTGCATGAAGGTCAAGTTGAAGAGATTGGCTCGCCTCAAGAGGTCATCACGCCAGCCGCAATAGAAAAAGTCTATGGCATTACCACCGATACAGTGCAAGTTGGACGTGCTGTCATTCCTATCCCACAAGAGGCCTTGCTATGA